One Cellulosimicrobium protaetiae genomic region harbors:
- a CDS encoding aminotransferase class V-fold PLP-dependent enzyme, whose product MTALADVECSAPDLAEIAAAPALLPVVGADTLVPLVDGRSVPYANLDVAASAPALRSVADRVTEVLPLYASVHRGAGYLSQVSTALYEASRRTIGAFVGAREDDVTVVTRNTTDSLNLLAGCVPANADGTPGRVLVLDVEHHANLLPWQRAGGATVLAGGASVAETLSGLRTELARFPYALVAVTGASNVTGESLPVADVVRIAHDAGARVVLDGAQLVPHRGFSLADSGVDYVAFSGHKTYAPFGAGALVGRRDWLDAGTPYLAGGGAVRQVSVTGTQWQTAPARHEAGSPNVVGAAALAAACDALATLDPADLHAHEATLRAALVAGLEAVPSVRVVRVWEDAVDPVGVVTFSVEGHDPGLVAAYLSAEHGIGVRDGRFCAHPLLARLGYDAGAIRASVGVGTTGADVVRLVEAVRSYVEHGPATRYEVVDGCWAVADDPRPVPVGSGLEGLFATAAAGFLADAAGCGPAV is encoded by the coding sequence ATGACTGCTCTCGCGGACGTCGAGTGTTCGGCCCCTGACCTGGCGGAGATCGCTGCCGCGCCCGCCCTCCTGCCTGTCGTCGGCGCGGACACGCTCGTGCCGCTCGTCGACGGCCGCAGCGTCCCGTACGCGAACCTCGACGTCGCGGCCTCGGCCCCGGCGCTGCGCTCCGTCGCGGACCGCGTGACCGAGGTGCTGCCGCTCTACGCGAGCGTGCACCGCGGCGCGGGCTACCTGTCGCAGGTCTCGACGGCGCTCTACGAGGCGTCGCGCCGCACGATCGGCGCGTTCGTCGGCGCGCGCGAGGACGACGTCACGGTCGTCACACGCAACACGACCGACTCGCTCAACCTGCTCGCGGGCTGCGTCCCGGCGAACGCGGACGGGACGCCTGGTCGTGTGCTCGTCCTCGACGTCGAGCACCACGCGAACCTGCTGCCGTGGCAGCGCGCGGGCGGCGCGACGGTCCTCGCGGGCGGCGCGTCCGTCGCGGAGACGCTGTCCGGCCTGCGCACCGAGCTCGCGCGCTTTCCCTACGCCCTGGTCGCGGTGACCGGCGCGTCGAACGTCACGGGCGAGTCGCTGCCCGTCGCGGACGTCGTGCGGATCGCGCACGACGCCGGGGCGCGCGTCGTCCTCGACGGCGCCCAGCTCGTCCCGCACCGCGGGTTCTCGCTCGCCGACTCCGGCGTCGACTACGTCGCGTTCTCCGGCCACAAGACGTACGCGCCGTTCGGCGCGGGCGCGCTCGTGGGCCGTCGCGACTGGCTCGACGCGGGCACGCCCTACCTCGCCGGCGGCGGTGCGGTGCGGCAGGTATCCGTCACCGGCACGCAGTGGCAGACGGCGCCCGCGCGCCACGAGGCCGGGTCGCCCAACGTGGTGGGTGCCGCGGCGCTCGCGGCGGCGTGCGACGCGCTCGCGACGCTCGACCCGGCCGACCTCCACGCGCACGAGGCGACGCTGCGCGCGGCGCTCGTCGCCGGGCTGGAGGCGGTCCCGAGTGTGCGGGTCGTGCGGGTCTGGGAGGACGCGGTCGACCCGGTCGGGGTCGTCACGTTTTCCGTCGAGGGTCACGACCCGGGCCTCGTCGCCGCGTACCTCTCCGCCGAGCACGGAATCGGCGTGCGCGACGGCCGCTTCTGCGCCCACCCGCTGCTCGCGCGCCTCGGGTACGACGCGGGCGCGATCCGCGCGTCCGTCGGCGTCGGGACGACGGGTGCGGACGTCGTCCGGCTCGTCGAGGCCGTGCGGTCGTACGTGGAGCACGGCCCTGCGACGCGGTACGAGGTCGTCGACGGCTGCTGGGCCGTGGCCGACGACCCGCGCCCGGTGCCCGTGGGGTCCGGTCTCGAGGGACTCTTCGCGACCGCCGCGGCGGGCTTCCTCGCCGACGCCGCGGGGTGCGGCCCCGCCGTCTGA
- the recC gene encoding exodeoxyribonuclease V subunit gamma: MHRSERAEALVAPLAAVLAEAPEDPFTPDVVAVPTRGVERWLAQRLSHHLGAGETSGICANVDFRGPRRIVEQVVADLTDLDPDDDPWRPERLAWSVLEVLDTHLAEPWAAPLARYVGDPGDEVRRGRRLTLARRLADLLVDYARQRPEVVLAWSAAAPVADRAGEPGGTPDDLAWQPELWRRLVDRVPATDPARRVEEAVAALRADPAAVDLPPRLSVFGPTRLPEDELRVLRALAEHRDVHLWLVHPSPALWEKVAARDGDPAPAVDATGDGSGGHDDTEGAPTRRRADLPTPARHPFLASTGRDAVELQLCLAGGGPTSEKHHASAPTPPTLLGALQSALRADEPDGAHVLDPGDRSVQVLACHGRSRQVEVLRETLVGLFSADPTLQARDVIVLCPDVETFAPLVTATFGAVPELGEDAHPGQRLRVSLADRGAGTTNPVLALLATLLRLADGRVTASEVLDLAASAPVRRRFRFSDDDVDRLRQWAVEAGVHWGEDGTRRARFGIDGHVRQGTWDAALDRLLLGAAMADEDARFVGPALPLDDVGSTDVDLAGRLAELVARLTEILRGLDGVHPLAHWLDSLDRALTLLAEAPPTEAWQIGSARRVLGDVRGAGAAHGGVALRLADVRALLDDRLAGRPTRAGFRTGALTVCSLEPMRSVPHRVVCLLGLDDGVFPRTAAPAGDDLLARHPEIGERDARSEDRQIFLDAVAAAGDHLVVVHTGADERTGAARPPAVPVAELLDALDRTATTVDGRPVREHVVVRHPLQTVDDRNFTPGALGVPGPFSHDGAALGGARQAREKRQPVGALVGAPLSLPADAASDPTGGGVLAATAGGHADVELDDLVRLLENAPRWFAQHTLDVGLVLEEDDVEDRLPLALSGLAGWGVGDRVLRAALAGVDPNRAMQAEWRRGQVPPRELGRSALQEVVRCVGPLRVAAVEAAREADLAAGRPVSQDVLSSAETVDVRATLPDGRALVGSVPGVHGARVVRTEYSRLGPKHRLRAWVQALALTASDPGRPWDAVAIGRSPRGPGVAWSTLTPPDRDTAAAVLADLVALRDEAAREPLPLLPEVSLRYTEERRSSDARDALMRAGWAWNKGFERKDPYVVLAWGQDPALPDVAGLATTADLGRFPDDPTRLGALARRVWEPLLENELRGAR; encoded by the coding sequence GTGCACCGCTCCGAGCGTGCCGAGGCGCTCGTGGCGCCGCTCGCCGCCGTGCTCGCCGAGGCGCCTGAAGACCCGTTCACGCCGGACGTCGTGGCGGTCCCGACGCGCGGTGTCGAGCGGTGGCTCGCGCAGCGGCTCTCGCACCACCTGGGCGCGGGCGAGACGTCGGGCATCTGCGCGAACGTGGACTTCCGCGGGCCGCGCCGGATCGTGGAGCAGGTCGTCGCGGACCTCACCGACCTCGATCCCGACGACGACCCCTGGCGGCCCGAGCGGCTCGCCTGGTCGGTGCTCGAGGTGCTCGACACGCACCTCGCCGAGCCGTGGGCGGCGCCGCTCGCGCGGTACGTCGGCGACCCGGGCGACGAGGTGCGCCGGGGCCGGCGGCTGACGCTCGCGCGCCGGCTCGCGGACCTGCTCGTCGACTACGCGCGCCAGCGCCCCGAGGTCGTGCTCGCGTGGTCGGCCGCGGCCCCGGTCGCGGACCGGGCCGGGGAGCCGGGCGGTACCCCGGACGATCTCGCGTGGCAGCCCGAGCTGTGGCGCCGCCTCGTCGACCGCGTCCCGGCCACCGACCCGGCGCGTCGTGTCGAGGAGGCCGTCGCGGCGCTGCGCGCGGACCCGGCCGCCGTCGACCTCCCGCCGCGGTTGTCCGTGTTCGGACCGACGCGGCTCCCGGAGGACGAGCTGCGGGTCCTTCGCGCCCTCGCCGAGCACCGCGACGTCCACCTGTGGCTCGTGCACCCGTCGCCCGCGCTGTGGGAGAAGGTCGCGGCCCGCGACGGCGACCCCGCCCCGGCCGTCGACGCCACCGGGGACGGGAGCGGCGGGCACGACGACACGGAGGGCGCGCCCACCCGGCGCCGCGCCGACCTGCCGACGCCGGCCCGCCACCCGTTCCTCGCGTCGACCGGTCGCGACGCGGTCGAACTGCAGCTCTGCCTCGCCGGTGGCGGGCCCACGAGCGAGAAGCACCATGCGTCCGCGCCGACGCCGCCGACCCTGCTCGGGGCGCTCCAGTCCGCGCTGCGGGCCGACGAGCCCGACGGCGCGCACGTCCTCGACCCCGGCGACCGGTCGGTCCAGGTGCTCGCGTGCCACGGCCGGAGCCGCCAGGTCGAGGTTCTGCGGGAGACGCTCGTCGGCCTCTTCTCCGCCGACCCGACGCTCCAGGCGCGCGACGTCATCGTGCTGTGCCCGGACGTCGAGACGTTCGCGCCCCTCGTCACCGCGACGTTCGGCGCCGTCCCCGAGCTCGGCGAGGACGCGCACCCCGGCCAGCGGCTGCGCGTGAGCCTCGCCGACCGCGGCGCCGGGACGACGAACCCCGTGCTCGCGCTGCTCGCGACGCTGCTCCGCCTCGCCGACGGCCGCGTCACGGCATCGGAGGTGCTCGACCTCGCGGCGAGCGCACCGGTGCGCCGCCGGTTCCGGTTCTCCGACGACGACGTCGACCGCCTGCGCCAGTGGGCCGTCGAGGCGGGCGTGCACTGGGGCGAGGACGGCACGCGCCGGGCACGGTTCGGGATCGACGGTCACGTGCGCCAGGGCACGTGGGACGCGGCGCTCGACCGGCTCCTGCTGGGCGCGGCGATGGCCGACGAGGACGCGAGGTTCGTCGGGCCGGCGCTGCCGCTCGACGACGTCGGCTCGACGGACGTAGACCTCGCGGGCCGGCTCGCGGAGCTCGTCGCACGCCTCACGGAGATCCTCCGCGGCCTCGACGGGGTGCACCCGCTCGCGCACTGGCTCGACTCGCTCGACCGCGCGCTCACGCTGCTCGCCGAGGCGCCGCCCACGGAGGCGTGGCAGATCGGGTCCGCGCGCCGCGTGCTGGGCGACGTCCGTGGCGCGGGCGCGGCGCACGGCGGGGTCGCGCTGCGGCTCGCGGACGTGCGCGCGCTGCTCGACGACCGCCTCGCGGGGCGACCGACCCGCGCCGGGTTCCGCACGGGCGCGCTCACGGTCTGCTCGCTCGAGCCGATGCGCTCGGTACCGCACCGGGTCGTGTGCCTGCTGGGTCTCGACGACGGCGTCTTCCCCCGCACCGCCGCGCCCGCGGGCGACGACCTGCTCGCACGGCACCCGGAGATCGGCGAGCGCGACGCGCGCAGCGAGGACCGGCAGATCTTCCTCGACGCCGTCGCGGCGGCGGGCGACCACCTCGTCGTCGTGCACACCGGTGCCGACGAGCGCACGGGTGCCGCGCGCCCGCCCGCCGTCCCCGTCGCCGAGCTCCTCGACGCGCTCGACCGCACGGCGACGACCGTCGACGGCCGCCCCGTGCGCGAGCACGTCGTCGTGCGGCACCCGCTCCAGACCGTGGACGACCGCAACTTCACGCCCGGCGCGCTGGGCGTGCCCGGTCCGTTCAGCCACGACGGCGCCGCGCTCGGCGGCGCACGGCAGGCGCGTGAGAAGCGTCAGCCGGTCGGGGCTCTCGTCGGCGCGCCGCTGTCCCTGCCGGCCGACGCCGCGAGCGACCCGACCGGGGGCGGCGTGCTGGCCGCGACGGCGGGGGGCCACGCCGACGTCGAGCTCGACGACCTGGTCCGCCTGCTGGAGAACGCGCCCCGCTGGTTCGCCCAGCACACGCTCGACGTCGGCCTCGTGCTGGAGGAGGACGACGTCGAGGACCGCCTCCCGCTCGCGCTCAGCGGCCTCGCGGGCTGGGGCGTGGGCGACCGCGTGCTGCGGGCCGCGCTGGCCGGCGTCGACCCGAACCGGGCGATGCAGGCCGAGTGGCGTCGCGGCCAGGTGCCGCCGCGCGAGCTGGGGAGATCGGCGCTGCAGGAGGTTGTCCGCTGCGTCGGGCCGCTGCGCGTCGCCGCGGTGGAGGCCGCGCGCGAGGCGGACCTCGCCGCAGGCCGTCCCGTGAGCCAGGACGTGCTGAGCTCGGCCGAGACGGTCGACGTCCGCGCCACGCTCCCCGACGGCCGCGCGCTCGTCGGGAGCGTGCCGGGCGTGCACGGCGCGCGGGTCGTGCGCACCGAGTACTCGCGCCTCGGCCCCAAGCACCGGCTGCGTGCCTGGGTGCAGGCGCTCGCCCTCACGGCGAGCGACCCGGGGCGCCCGTGGGACGCCGTCGCGATCGGTCGCTCGCCCCGGGGTCCCGGCGTCGCGTGGTCCACCCTCACCCCGCCGGACCGCGACACGGCGGCCGCGGTCCTCGCCGACCTCGTGGCGCTGCGCGACGAGGCGGCGCGCGAGCCGCTGCCGCTGCTCCCCGAGGTGTCGCTGCGCTACACGGAGGAGCGGCGCTCGAGCGACGCGCGCGACGCCCTGATGCGCGCGGGCTGGGCGTGGAACAAGGGCTTCGAGCGCAAGGACCCGTACGTCGTCCTCGCGTGGGGCCAGGACCCGGCCCTCCCCGACGTCGCGGGGCTCGCCACCACGGCCGACCTGGGCCGCTTCCCCGACGACCCGACCCGTCTCGGTGCGCTCGCGCGCCGCGTGTGGGAGCCCCTGCTGGAGAACGAGCTGCGAGGTGCCCGGTGA
- a CDS encoding UvrD-helicase domain-containing protein, with protein MNGATSRTTTDRTATPAGAPGTPRRFDPFGDLPSGTVVLEASAGTGKTHTIATLTTRYVAEGVAALPEVMLVTFGRAATSELRDRVRERLVATERALRGPHPADDPEPLVAFLAAVDADELDRRRERLRVALSQLDAATITTTHGFCQQMLTALGTAADVDLATSFLPDVADLVEEVTDDLYVRRFADEPEPILSPRDVRDVARAAVSDHGAVVAPSDAAEGSVGAARYEAAVAARREVEARKRAMHLLDYDDLLVLLRRALTDPEHGATAAERVRSRFRIVMVDEFQDTDPEQWEILRTAFHGHRTLVLIGDPKQAIYAFRGADVVTYLRAVEDAADTATLSTSWRSDGPLLAGLHALLGETALGDPRIVVRPVDAAHPEPRFSGGAPVRLRQVTRRAYRLGGSSAPSAPDARGLLAQDVAADIAGRLGTADGGGDRVRDDGPGAVGGEEVSTAGAGRWRPLEPRDVAVLTRTNAQAEAVRSALVALGVPAVVSGPSSVFGSAAAQDWLTLLAALEQPGLHRRATALALTPFVGWDAQRLATADDADHDELGDTVRAWARLLADRGVAAVAEVAARRGATARVMARDDGERYLTDLRHVTQTLHEAAQTEGLGTAALTAWLRARIAEVGTVFTDERTRRLETDAAAVQVVTVHAAKGLEFGVVYVPFGWERFESDDQELFAFHDDHGRRVLHLGGIGSPGFVDAKARWRDEELGEDLRLLYVALTRARHQVVVHWTPTKRSTGSGPLTRLLLADRMLGGEPGRHARPDAMRDDAVRSAFEAVAARSGGTVVVEQVESRPKGVRWSPGTRTATALGLATTAHLPDREWRRASYSALTAAAHHGPVGGIESEPEDPGVQDEPEGTPDDDGTGTAPAAAPSTEPAARPGADVPSPYEGQPGGTAFGTLVHEILEYVDTAAADLDAEVRARCAQAATVRVPGVEPISLAVALGLSLRTPLGPIAGGLTLADVDPRDRLPELEFELPLAGGDETEGVRPSTLRDLAELLRAHLPADDPFARYPDLLAALAEEAGNGTGAGGGASTASGGGAGTGGVPLRGYLTGSIDAVLRVPAAGPDGRPDPDGRRRYLVVDYKTNRVGPPGVPLAVGDYHPDATRDAMLASHYPLQLVLYLVALHRYLRWRVRDYDPDSDLAGGAYLFVRGMAGPDTPTGPDGAPYGVVAWTPPPGLVVALSALLDGGRA; from the coding sequence GTGAACGGCGCGACGTCCCGGACCACGACCGACCGCACCGCCACGCCCGCGGGCGCACCGGGAACGCCTCGGCGCTTCGACCCGTTCGGTGACCTGCCCAGCGGGACGGTCGTGCTCGAGGCGAGCGCCGGCACCGGCAAGACCCACACGATCGCGACCCTCACGACCCGCTACGTCGCCGAGGGCGTGGCGGCGCTGCCGGAGGTCATGCTCGTGACCTTCGGCCGCGCCGCGACGTCGGAGCTGCGCGACCGCGTGCGCGAGCGCCTCGTCGCGACCGAGCGCGCGCTGCGCGGGCCCCACCCCGCGGACGACCCGGAGCCCCTCGTCGCGTTCCTCGCCGCGGTCGACGCAGACGAGCTCGACCGTCGCCGCGAGCGCCTGCGCGTCGCGCTGTCCCAGCTCGACGCGGCGACCATCACGACGACGCACGGCTTCTGCCAGCAGATGCTCACCGCACTGGGTACGGCGGCCGACGTCGACCTCGCGACGAGCTTCCTGCCCGACGTCGCGGACCTCGTCGAGGAGGTCACCGACGACCTGTACGTGCGGCGGTTCGCGGACGAGCCCGAGCCGATCCTCTCGCCGCGCGACGTGCGCGACGTCGCGCGCGCGGCGGTGAGCGACCACGGGGCGGTGGTCGCGCCGTCGGACGCGGCCGAGGGCTCGGTGGGCGCGGCACGCTACGAGGCCGCGGTCGCGGCCCGCCGCGAGGTCGAGGCGCGCAAGCGCGCGATGCACCTGCTCGACTACGACGACCTGCTCGTGCTCCTGCGCCGCGCGCTCACGGACCCCGAGCACGGCGCGACGGCGGCGGAACGGGTCCGGTCGCGGTTCCGCATCGTCATGGTGGACGAGTTCCAGGACACCGACCCCGAGCAGTGGGAGATCCTGCGGACGGCGTTCCACGGGCACCGCACGCTGGTGCTCATCGGTGACCCCAAGCAGGCGATCTACGCGTTCCGCGGCGCGGACGTCGTGACGTACCTGCGCGCCGTCGAGGACGCCGCGGACACGGCGACGCTCAGCACGAGCTGGCGCAGCGACGGGCCGCTGCTCGCGGGCCTGCACGCGCTCCTCGGCGAGACGGCGCTCGGTGACCCGCGCATCGTCGTGCGCCCGGTCGACGCAGCCCACCCCGAGCCGCGCTTCTCCGGCGGTGCGCCGGTGCGGCTGCGGCAGGTCACGCGACGCGCCTACCGGCTCGGGGGGTCGTCCGCGCCGTCGGCCCCGGACGCGCGCGGCCTGCTGGCCCAGGACGTCGCGGCAGACATCGCCGGGCGGCTGGGGACCGCCGACGGCGGCGGTGACCGCGTGCGCGACGACGGGCCTGGCGCGGTGGGCGGCGAGGAAGTCAGCACCGCGGGCGCGGGACGCTGGCGGCCGCTGGAGCCGCGCGACGTCGCGGTCCTGACCCGGACGAACGCCCAGGCCGAGGCGGTGCGCTCGGCGCTCGTCGCGCTGGGCGTCCCGGCGGTGGTGTCGGGGCCGTCGAGCGTGTTCGGCTCGGCCGCCGCCCAGGACTGGCTCACGCTGCTCGCGGCGCTGGAGCAGCCGGGCCTGCACCGCCGCGCGACCGCGCTCGCTCTCACCCCCTTCGTCGGCTGGGACGCGCAGCGGCTCGCGACCGCCGACGACGCCGACCACGACGAGCTCGGCGACACCGTCCGGGCGTGGGCGCGACTGCTCGCGGACCGAGGCGTGGCCGCAGTCGCGGAGGTCGCGGCCCGGCGGGGGGCCACGGCGCGGGTCATGGCCCGGGACGACGGCGAGCGCTACCTCACCGACCTGCGCCACGTCACGCAGACGCTCCACGAGGCCGCCCAGACCGAGGGCCTCGGCACGGCGGCGCTCACGGCGTGGCTGCGCGCCCGGATCGCGGAGGTCGGCACCGTGTTCACCGACGAGCGCACCCGCCGCCTCGAGACGGACGCCGCGGCCGTGCAGGTCGTCACCGTGCACGCGGCGAAGGGCCTGGAGTTCGGCGTCGTGTACGTCCCGTTCGGCTGGGAGCGGTTCGAGTCGGACGACCAGGAGCTGTTCGCGTTCCACGACGACCACGGCCGGCGCGTCCTGCACCTCGGCGGGATCGGCTCCCCCGGGTTCGTGGACGCCAAGGCGCGCTGGCGTGACGAGGAGCTGGGCGAGGACCTGCGCCTCCTGTACGTGGCGCTCACGCGGGCCCGGCACCAGGTCGTCGTGCACTGGACGCCGACCAAGCGCAGCACCGGTTCCGGACCGCTCACACGGCTGTTGCTCGCGGATCGGATGCTCGGTGGCGAGCCCGGCCGCCACGCCCGGCCCGACGCGATGCGCGACGACGCCGTCCGGTCCGCGTTCGAGGCGGTCGCCGCGCGCTCGGGGGGCACGGTCGTCGTCGAGCAGGTCGAGAGCAGGCCGAAGGGCGTGCGCTGGTCGCCCGGGACCCGGACGGCGACAGCCCTCGGTCTCGCGACCACCGCGCACCTGCCGGACCGCGAGTGGCGGCGCGCCTCGTACTCGGCGCTCACGGCCGCCGCCCACCACGGGCCCGTCGGCGGGATCGAGAGCGAACCCGAGGACCCGGGCGTCCAGGACGAGCCGGAAGGGACGCCGGACGACGACGGGACCGGCACCGCCCCGGCCGCAGCGCCTTCCACCGAACCTGCTGCTCGCCCCGGTGCCGACGTCCCCTCCCCCTACGAGGGGCAGCCGGGCGGCACCGCGTTCGGCACGCTGGTGCACGAGATCCTCGAGTACGTCGACACTGCCGCCGCCGACCTCGACGCCGAGGTGCGCGCGCGGTGCGCGCAGGCGGCGACCGTCCGCGTGCCCGGCGTGGAACCGATCTCGCTCGCCGTGGCGCTCGGCCTGTCGCTGCGCACCCCGCTCGGGCCGATCGCGGGCGGTCTCACTCTCGCCGACGTCGACCCGCGCGACCGGCTGCCCGAGCTCGAGTTCGAGCTCCCGCTCGCGGGCGGCGACGAGACCGAGGGCGTCCGGCCCTCGACGCTGCGCGACCTCGCCGAGCTCCTGCGCGCCCACCTGCCCGCCGACGACCCGTTCGCCCGGTACCCCGACCTGCTCGCGGCGCTGGCCGAGGAGGCAGGGAACGGCACCGGGGCGGGCGGCGGAGCGAGCACGGCGTCGGGTGGCGGGGCCGGGACCGGCGGGGTCCCGCTGCGCGGGTACCTGACCGGCTCGATCGACGCGGTGCTGCGCGTGCCCGCCGCGGGACCGGACGGCCGTCCCGACCCCGACGGCCGCCGCCGGTACCTCGTCGTCGACTACAAGACGAACCGTGTCGGCCCGCCCGGCGTCCCGCTCGCCGTCGGCGACTACCACCCGGACGCGACCCGCGACGCGATGCTCGCCTCGCACTATCCCCTGCAGCTCGTGCTCTACCTCGTCGCGCTCCACCGGTACCTGCGCTGGCGCGTGCGCGACTACGACCCCGACAGCGACCTCGCGGGCGGCGCCTACCTGTTCGTGCGCGGCATGGCCGGCCCGGACACCCCGACCGGTCCCGACGGCGCCCCGTACGGCGTCGTCGCGTGGACGCCCCCGCCGGGGCTCGTCGTCGCCCTGTCCGCCCTGCTCGACGGAGGTCGCGCATGA
- a CDS encoding rhodanese-like domain-containing protein, which yields MSDQSQQTSATGAALPDARPAVGYAGDITPQQAWDLLTNDERAVLVDVRTEGEWRTIGVPDATDLGRGVVFDEWVTPAGPNPRFVDQLVEAGLTPGDERPVVFLCRSGQRSIGAARAATAAGLGPSYNVLEGFEGAQGFSGLRDVEGWKVRGLPTTTYDEAAR from the coding sequence ATGAGCGACCAGTCCCAGCAGACGTCGGCAACCGGGGCGGCACTGCCCGACGCCCGACCCGCCGTCGGCTACGCCGGCGACATCACCCCGCAGCAGGCGTGGGACCTGCTGACGAACGACGAGCGCGCGGTCCTCGTCGACGTCCGCACCGAGGGCGAGTGGCGCACCATCGGCGTGCCCGACGCGACGGACCTCGGCCGCGGCGTCGTGTTCGACGAGTGGGTGACCCCGGCCGGGCCCAACCCGCGCTTCGTGGACCAGCTCGTCGAGGCGGGCCTCACGCCCGGCGACGAGCGCCCCGTCGTGTTCCTGTGCCGCTCGGGCCAGCGCTCGATCGGCGCGGCGCGCGCGGCCACGGCCGCCGGGCTCGGGCCGTCGTACAACGTGCTCGAGGGCTTCGAGGGCGCGCAGGGCTTCTCGGGCCTGCGCGACGTCGAGGGCTGGAAGGTCCGCGGCCTGCCCACCACGACCTACGACGAGGCGGCCCGATGA
- a CDS encoding DUF6226 family protein, with protein sequence MTAYVRPPLPRQVFHDDAGDPFEYGGRWDHLDGPPEDTYSVDSHPERFAPLIDVVDALLRHLVTTYAVTVEDVRLRSVELTAHTPGAPAHPVLAGVRNVGTDAVRAVRAVRVTPSSDAAAPLTLLVTEYPSVVVRAGVLHEDTFPSCGCDACDDTAESAAQSLEDLVLGVAEGRFSEALRRALPGRREWWVAHRLDLPDDGYRSGEGRTRLPGAAGQQARRRLAAVPGGRWRPWPVSA encoded by the coding sequence GTGACCGCCTACGTCCGCCCGCCGCTCCCGCGTCAGGTCTTCCACGACGACGCCGGCGACCCGTTCGAGTACGGCGGACGGTGGGACCACCTCGACGGGCCGCCCGAGGACACCTACTCCGTGGACTCCCACCCAGAGCGGTTCGCGCCACTCATCGACGTCGTGGACGCACTTCTCCGGCACCTCGTGACGACGTACGCCGTCACGGTCGAGGACGTCCGCCTGCGGAGCGTCGAACTGACGGCGCACACCCCGGGAGCGCCCGCCCACCCCGTGCTGGCGGGGGTGCGCAACGTCGGTACTGACGCGGTGCGCGCGGTGCGCGCGGTGCGCGTCACCCCGTCGTCCGACGCCGCCGCGCCGCTGACACTCCTCGTCACGGAGTACCCGAGCGTCGTGGTCCGTGCCGGCGTCCTGCACGAGGACACGTTCCCGTCGTGCGGGTGCGACGCGTGCGACGACACCGCGGAGAGTGCGGCCCAGTCGCTCGAGGACCTCGTCCTCGGCGTCGCGGAAGGACGGTTCTCGGAGGCCCTCCGCAGGGCGCTCCCGGGTCGGCGCGAGTGGTGGGTCGCGCACCGTCTCGACCTGCCCGACGACGGGTACCGGTCCGGCGAGGGCCGCACCCGGCTGCCGGGCGCCGCCGGGCAGCAGGCACGACGACGCCTCGCCGCTGTCCCAGGCGGCCGGTGGCGGCCCTGGCCCGTCTCTGCCTGA
- a CDS encoding O-succinylhomoserine sulfhydrylase has translation MSAAQPGSVPGGSGRKPLPASARPATLAVRGGHHRTEFQETSEALFLTQGYTYDRAADAEAAFKGELDRFVYSRYGNPTVHAFEERLRLLEGAEACYATASGMSAVFTSLAALVGSGSRIVAARALFGSSIVIFDEIFAKWGVRTDYVDGHVLSQWEEALSTPADVVFFETPSNPMQDIVDARRVSELAHAAGAVVVLDNVFATPLLQKPLELGADVVVYSATKHIDGQGRVLGGAILGTEEYVNGPVQTFIRNTGPTLSAFNAWVLLKGLETLPVRVAAQNAAAAQVAEALEQLPGIGRVRYPFLASHPQRELALSQQSGGGTVVTFDLAVPEGTDPETAKKRAFTFLDALQVVDISNNLGDAKSLVTHPATTTHRKLGPEGRAAVGIAETTVRLSAGLEDPSDIIEDVEQALNT, from the coding sequence ATGAGCGCCGCCCAGCCCGGGAGCGTGCCCGGCGGCTCCGGCCGCAAGCCCCTGCCCGCGAGCGCGCGCCCCGCGACGCTCGCCGTGCGCGGCGGGCACCACCGCACGGAGTTCCAGGAGACCTCCGAGGCGCTGTTCCTCACGCAGGGCTACACGTACGACCGCGCCGCCGACGCCGAGGCCGCTTTCAAGGGCGAGCTCGACCGGTTCGTCTACTCGCGCTACGGCAACCCGACGGTGCACGCGTTCGAGGAGCGCCTGCGTCTGCTCGAGGGCGCAGAGGCCTGCTACGCGACGGCGTCCGGCATGTCCGCGGTGTTCACGTCGCTCGCCGCGCTCGTGGGTTCCGGGTCGCGGATCGTCGCGGCCCGCGCGCTGTTCGGGTCCAGCATCGTCATCTTCGACGAGATCTTCGCCAAGTGGGGCGTGCGGACCGACTACGTCGACGGGCACGTGCTCTCCCAGTGGGAGGAGGCGCTGTCCACGCCGGCGGACGTCGTGTTCTTCGAGACGCCGTCCAACCCCATGCAGGACATCGTCGACGCGCGGCGCGTGAGCGAGCTCGCGCACGCCGCGGGCGCGGTGGTCGTGCTCGACAACGTCTTCGCGACGCCGCTGCTCCAGAAGCCGCTCGAGCTCGGCGCGGACGTCGTCGTGTACTCGGCGACCAAGCACATCGACGGCCAGGGCCGCGTGCTCGGCGGCGCGATCCTCGGGACCGAGGAGTACGTCAACGGTCCCGTGCAGACGTTCATCCGCAACACCGGACCGACCCTCTCGGCGTTCAACGCGTGGGTGCTGCTCAAGGGCCTGGAGACGCTGCCCGTGCGCGTCGCGGCGCAGAACGCGGCGGCCGCGCAGGTCGCGGAGGCGCTCGAGCAGCTCCCGGGGATCGGGCGCGTGCGGTACCCGTTCCTCGCGTCGCACCCGCAGCGCGAGCTCGCGCTGTCGCAGCAGAGCGGCGGCGGAACGGTCGTCACGTTCGACCTCGCCGTCCCCGAGGGCACCGACCCGGAGACGGCGAAGAAGCGCGCGTTCACGTTCCTCGACGCCCTGCAGGTCGTCGACATCTCGAACAACCTCGGCGACGCCAAGTCGCTCGTCACCCACCCCGCCACGACGACCCACCGCAAGCTCGGCCCCGAGGGCCGCGCCGCCGTCGGGATCGCGGAGACGACGGTGCGCCTGTCGGCGGGCCTGGAAGACCCGAGCGACATCATCGAGGACGTCGAACAGGCCCTCAACACCTGA